The following are encoded in a window of Mycolicibacterium tusciae JS617 genomic DNA:
- a CDS encoding TetR/AcrR family transcriptional regulator, whose amino-acid sequence MDSQVQKFTAKGRATRQRIIEGAAAEIREQGVTVATLEDIMARTETSKSQLFHYFPDGKEQLLLAVATHEAQQVLDDQQPYLGELTSWAAWQRWRDAVVDRYRRQGQNCPLSVLMSEIGRTTPGAQAVTSALMRQWHDEVAAGVRHMQSDDKVSDELNADRVAAALLAGIQGGVGIMLATGDLGYLEAALDVGIASLRP is encoded by the coding sequence ATGGACTCGCAAGTCCAGAAATTCACGGCCAAAGGGCGCGCGACGAGGCAGCGGATCATCGAAGGCGCCGCCGCCGAAATACGTGAACAAGGCGTCACGGTGGCGACCCTCGAAGACATTATGGCGCGCACCGAGACCTCGAAAAGCCAGCTGTTCCATTACTTCCCGGATGGTAAGGAGCAGTTGCTCCTGGCCGTTGCCACACACGAGGCGCAACAGGTTCTCGACGACCAGCAGCCCTATCTCGGGGAGTTGACGTCGTGGGCGGCGTGGCAACGATGGCGCGACGCCGTGGTGGACCGTTACCGGCGGCAGGGCCAGAACTGCCCGCTGTCGGTGTTGATGTCGGAGATCGGGCGCACGACTCCCGGCGCGCAGGCGGTGACGTCAGCGTTGATGCGGCAGTGGCACGACGAGGTCGCCGCGGGTGTGCGGCACATGCAATCCGACGACAAGGTGTCGGACGAACTCAACGCCGACCGGGTGGCCGCTGCTCTGCTCGCAGGGATCCAGGGTGGCGTCGGCATCATGCTGGCCACCGGCGACCTCGGTTACCTCGAGGCCGCCCTCGATGTGGGGATCGCTTCGCTGCGACCCTGA